DNA sequence from the Salminus brasiliensis chromosome 3, fSalBra1.hap2, whole genome shotgun sequence genome:
TTCAGAGAAGCATGAAGTGCACTGTCCTCTGATGGTTCCTCTGAGGATGAGTAATGGGATCAGATTGAAAAACACCCAGATGATCTGCTAGAAATCTGTGAGTGCTCCTGTAGGCCAGTCGGGGGCGCTGTAGTCCTCTGACAGACGTAAAAGAGCGGAGAAGAAGATTCCAGACCGTGGTGTAATGAGAAGATGCTCTGCTGAAGGTAAAGAGCTCTTCTGCACTTCATGCTTTTACTGCTGTAAATATAGGATTTAGAAAGTGTGAGCAGAGGCAGGTCTGTCCAGCCTGAGCTGAGGGGGCTAAGGTTAGGCTAACCCTTAGTCTGGACTGGGTGGAGCAACGTCGCTGGCTGAGGTTTGGGTGGGGAGGCGTTACTGGCTGCGTTTGGGTGGAGGAAGGTGGAAGAGGGCGGAGGAGGGCGTCTCTGGGTGAGTTTAGGTGGAGCAGAGTGAGATGTGTGAACAGCAGGCCATGTACTGCTACACCTGTTCAGCCGTCTGAGGTGGAGAAATCGCGACCCATGTGGTCTGATCTGTCTGATCTGTGGTCTGATCTGAGATGTGAACATCAAGGAACCAGAAGCTGCTGACTCTCTCCAGCATGGCCccatcagtagagacagcttcCCCGAGTCCACTGTGAGCTCCTCGGTCACGGTGACCTTTAGGATGCTCACCTCCTCTCTGCCTCTCATTGTAGGAGTTCAGGCCCACTATCGTCATGTGATCTGCAAGCTTAACGAGGACCCTGGAGCTTTGTCTGGCTGTGCAGTGATGGGAGTACCGGGGCTGCAGGTGGGCTGAGTATAGAGCCAGGAAGTTCAGGATCCAGCTGCACAGGAAATTGTTCAGACCCAGATCTCAGAGATTAAAGTCCAACTTCAGCAGACGGAGGTGTTGAATGCAGAGGACGAATGTCAGATCTCATGTTCAGGTTCACAGACAGGTGACCGGTACCACTGTGGACATCATCTGATCTACATCTGGGATTGGATTAGTGGAATAAAGCAGAAATCAAATATTGATGTCACTTTAGTTATGACGTATTTTCACTTAGTTAAAAGGgaattaaattataataatgtgtGTATGCAGCTGATTGCTTTCTCCTGTTGATTATATTAAAAACCTCACATCAATCAAAACGTTCATCATTACTGTTGTTGAAGAGTTTAACTCTGATTGGATCAGAGAAAGATTGTAGATGTCGTTGGACGATGTTATAATATTAGGCTTCATCTTCAGCCCTATTCTGACCCTTTTTAGCCCTATTAGTTTATTACTCTCAATAAAGTCTGTGGCAGTCTTCTGGTCATGTATGGAAGACAATACTCAAATCCAGATGCTGAGGACTCTTTGCTGGCTCTTCGAAGGCGCAATGCTTCTGGCAGGTTTAGCCAGTCATTGtgtagcctatagcctacatatGTGATATTAACACGTACCTCACTAATTTTCaaactactttttttttaatcactcaAAGTAATACATTAGAAGCCATGTGTTATGCACACTTTATTGGAAGTACAGACAGTGCAAAAATCGTGTAGCCACTTCTAGCTTAGTAATTTCTGCCAAGATTTCTTATCTTCCAAATCCATCATATATTTTACACTTCACCTCCCTATATACTGTAGTGCTCATAGGGCTTTTGTCTGTAAACCTCACATCCCTTTTGTTTTCTCCTCCAGAGTCACTTCTTGCTGCAAGTCTTCTGCTGCTCCTAGTGTCCTCTTCCCTGCACAGTTCAAATTTACTTCAACAAACACCTCAAGAAACATCCCCTGGAGGGCTATCTCACAATGTTCTCATCAGAAGAGATCAAATGTGAGAATGTGGTGTCTCGAATCTCCAGTACTCTGCAAACCTCACCTGCTAATCTCCACAGTAACTCACCGCTCAGACGACTACAAAAAtataaaggaaaagagagaattcaccactgctcagactgtgggaagagctttACTGCAGCGAGTGATCTCCAAAagcaccagcgcattcacacgggagagaaaccgtatcagtgctcagagtgtggacAGAGCTTTAGAGTGAGTGGTGCCCTCAGAATACACCagcacattcacacaggagTGAAACCATTTTATTGCTCAGACTGTGGACAGAGTTTTAATCAACACAGTACTCTccaaacacaccagcgcattcacacaggagagaaaccctaccagtgctcagagtgtgggaagagctttAGACATAATAGTGCTCTCAGAATTCACCAGCGCATTCATACAGGTGAGAAACCGTATTATTGCTCAgtgtgtgggaagagttttactaCACAGAGTGATTTTCAAAAacaccagcgtattcacactGGATACAAACCATATCAGTGCTCAGCGTGTGGACAGAGGTTTAATCAAAAGATTAATCTCCAGAAacaccagcgtattcacacaGGCGAAAAACCCTATCAGTGCACAGAGTGTGGACACAGTTTTAGTCAAAAGATTAATCTCCAAAAACATCAGCGTATTCACACAGGGGAAAAACCCTATCAGTGTTCAGAATGTGGGATGAGTTTTATCCGACAGAATCATCTCCAAgcacaccagctcattcacacaggagagaaaccgtatcagtgCTCAGACTGCGGGAAGAGTTTTAGAGTGAGTGATGccctcaaaacacaccagcgcattcacacaggggaAAAACCCTATCAGTGCTCAGACTGCGGGAAGAGTTTTAGAGCGAGTAGTGGTCTTCAggtacaccagcgcattcacactggcgCAAAACCGTATtattgctcagactgtgggaagagttttagagTGAGTGATGCCCTCAAAAAACACCAaggcattcacacaggagagaaaccctaTCAGTGTTCAGaatgtgggaagagttttagatTGAGGAACGCCCTCCAcatacaccagcgcattcacacaggtgAAAGACCGTATCAGTGCTTAGAGTGTGGAAAGAGCTTTGTTGTGAGTGGGGCTCTCAAGAagcaccagcgcattcacacaggagaaagaCCTTATCcgtgctcagactgtgagaagagttttagAGCGAATAATGCTCTCCAaatacaccagcgcattcacacaggagtcAAGCCCTAtcagtgctcagactgtgggaagagttttagagTGAGTTGTGCTCTCaaaaaacaccagcgcattcacactggagagaaaccgtatcactgctcagactgtgggaggGACTTCCGATATTCAAATGACAAGACCCACAAATGcatgaagaaagtaataaaaacttAACTGAGgctcctcctcttttctctgCTCGCTTCCACCTGCTAGACCAAGATATTTGTGGTGTGGAGTAGCATGATCAGCTCTCTGAGAAGTAAGATATGTCACCTTATTCACTCTCTGAATGTTTGCTCAGACAGTTACTGTATGGAAAATAATCGAAAAACTTAAACTGTGTACAAGAACTGGGGAAGGTTTTTTTTAGTGAGTCAATTAGAAAAGCAGTGTGTTTGATGCAGTGCAAGCAGAAAACATTCAGTACAGACTAAGTAAGTGATAATTAGACTGTGGTGATCAGGAGAGTGTTTTGACCAGTATAGCAAGCAGCAGCAGATTGGAGTTGGGTGGTGTAAAGGAAAATATCCATCCCTAACCCCAACATTATAAAAGAAGGGGCTGGCTACTTTCTGTTTGTCATTAGGTCTTGAGGCCAACTCTGCTGTACTTCTTTAAtccttaataaaataatttatctTTTGTGGAACTCTGACATTGTTTTTTCAATAGTGAATGAAGGTGTTTTCCTACAAGTGttcatttaatataaataaaaaatgttctgTATGTAAGCTTTATCTTTTTTAGGCTGATGTATTTAAGCCTTTGGTTTGTGGATAGGAAAGTTAGTTTCAATTGCTcatctttttatattttatgtatttactaaccctaacctcgtcacgaaacctaatcctaaccctcaccctggccccTTGGTCTAAACCTAATCCAGTTAAGCTCcagtataatataaatatttaaaacaacaGTGTGCAAAAATAGCAAAATCGATGTAAACTACAATTACTGGACTAAACTACTGTTTCCTATAATTTTTCAGatctacaaaaaagaaaaagaaatgtgagTGTAATTTGAGCTTCAGTTAGAAAGGGTTTGGTATTTCTGCTACGTTTGTGTGAGTCACTTATTTTGTCACGATCTTGTCGGAGCGACACCTCTGTGTGCCGCATAACCTGTAAGCTGATTGGCAGTTTTTGTTAAAATGTGGGCAAACATTGTGTTGAGCATTATGAGAACTTCATATTTCACCCAGTGATCTCATTGATAACGGCTTTGGGTAACTAGCTTGAACGCTCCTGTTTACACTCAGTCTGAGATCATATGATACTCCCACTGCTCACACTAATAAagctctgctctccactcataCACCAGTCTAACGGAGCTGCAGATGTGAGGTCGTGTTCAGTGTGCTGCTATAGCTCAGTGCTTACAGACTGGTTTCCTTCCAGacggtcaagtcaagtcaagtcaagtcaaatttattagtagagctttttacaactgttgtcgtcacaaagcagctttacataattagtacttaataaagaacagattcagagaagaaagaagaaataacatgaagcgtcaaagaccccgtgagcaagccaacggcgacagtggcaaggaaaaactccctcagagctggaggaagaaaccttgggaggaaccaagactcacaagggggacccatcctcctctggccagactgttttaaacattaatgataaaaatgactaaaccagatacagaaacagaaagttaatagtggtgatcttaatagtgtcagacaggcacaagtccatctaggtttcagcacggccaccaaacaggcagcagcggcaggcgggtgagccatgggtggtggcgggttggggggggggacccgctggccggactggtaggtggcagctggttagatgcaggtagaggggacctcagcgggcaatcttcctgcagatcgggctgggtggccatttactcgaagaaggtaaagagagagaagttagttctaagaggaattttatggagtgcagagaatgttgatcatcagcatctgggtatgtctgatgactccggcaggtctgattatcacagcataattaaaaggagagagccagaaggtaacacggacacgggcgtaccctgagacgGTCTGTTACAATGGCGGACTGCTGCTCAGTCTGATTTAAAATCTGTGTCTGAATCGATAATCTGATCTTCAGTGCCCAGTACTTTGTTTTCTCTCCATCAATAGAGAGCGGAGTCTGGTCTTGTCTGACTGGAAATAACGGACTGGTGCTGCAGTATCGCTGCTGAGTAAACACATGAGCCTCGCTAGAGGAACGCTCCCGTCATCTGGATCGAGAGCACACACCTGTACAGGTTGGCATTGTTAAAATCCCCAACAACAATGAGTGCAGCGTCCTTATGGTGGGTttggagctgtgtgagtgtgtcgtgAAGCTCACACAGCGCGGTGTCCTTCTGTACATCGGGtggaatgtacactgtacagacgGTGACCAAGGTGAACTCCTGAGGAAGATAGAAGCTCCAGGTTTGGTGTGCAGGAGCGTACGAGGGTCACAACATTAGCACTGTCGCACCACTTGTTGTTCACCATGATACATACTCCACCACCTCTTGACTTTCCCGACTCCACAGTTCTGTCCATGCGATGTGctcggctggctggctggcgtGGTCCGGTATCGCTGGGTTCAGCCATGTCTCAGTGAAACAGAGGAGGTTGCAGTCCCAAATGTCTCTCTGGAACTTGATTCTGGCCCGGAGGTCGTCGAGTTTGTTGTCTAGAGACTGGACGTTGGCTAGGAGAATACTAGGCAGAGGTGCCCTGTGTGCCCtggctctcagtctgtctctgacGCCGGCTCGCTTTCCTCAGTGTCGCTTCTTGTGGAGTTTGTCGTCCCGTTCCATGATGGAAAAGTTTGAATAAAATAgctaaaaacactaaatttaacTAAAGAAAAGCTAGATGTGGTCTGAGCAGTCGTTACGGCGGCCGTCGTCAGCGTCGGATCATCATCTATGGATGAGTGCAGCCTCAGTTCTTACATGTTTGGATCTTATTCCATATTTAGGTTCAGGGCCTGATTCTCATCTTTCACTGGAGCCTCTGCACCACCTAAGTTCTCCAGCTCCTCGCCATCGCCTCCCTGACCTTCACCGCCACCGGTCTGTCTGTAAACAGGGCAGAGTGGATCAAAGGTAAATGTAATGGTAACATGAAGgcaaactttacaggagacttTACAGTGGCCTGGTCTGTGTATTGGGCTGAGCGGTCAAGCCAGATACTTTACAGGATGACCTGAGCTACATGCACAATCCATCTGTGGTCTCCTGCATCCAGGGCTGAAAAATACTCAAAAGACTGTAATTGGTTCCCGTACTTCAGTATTATTTTGGAAGGGTGGGGCTTCACTGGAGCATTCCCAAAACTGATCACTCACTGAACCCTTTCTCCAATACATTCACAAGGAAAACAAACAGAGCTTTTACACTTTCCTCTGACCTGGTTAGAGATCTCCCAGGTCAGGAGATTGCTCTCTGTTTCTCACACCAATCAGAGAAACTGAATTTGAATCCatagattttttattaaaacatgaaaCTAAATTCCTAAAATTTCctttaacacccccccccccccccccccccacacacacacacacacacacacacacacacacccccatcaGAGCTGCAGAgcggtttgtggacacctcttttaattAATGCACAATTCAggtgctttaagctgcacccattgctgacacatatgtgcacacacacacagcttgtctagtcccagtagagaagtactgccaatagaataggacccactggagcagatcaacaacatttgaggagctgtggaacaactgtgttctctggaatgatagtggtggagctccatccagtacttttgggatgtgttggggatgatgaggtggggtggtgatcatcatctaacatcctgacctcactaacaatcttgttgctgaatgcaatcaaatccgcacagcaatgctcttctagtagaatctagtagaaagtcttcttctctggacagttcaCTTCTCTTCTCTGGCTCCACTTAAATCCCTTATTCATTACAGTTTCCGTTGTGTCTCTGCAGTTCAGATTGGACAGGCTTACCTGCAGTAGTAGATCAGGGCAGCTACAGCAACCAGAACAACAGCCAGACTGACCACAGCTGCTCCCACACTTAGGTACATGGTCTGCTTTTCAGGTTGATCTGATAACATATATAATCACAAAAGCCTCAGTGCACAGTGTGAGAGAATGTGTCTCCACACTTATTACAGATTTATTTACTTACACATTAATAACATGTTTTTTATCATATAGCACCTTCCCCAAAAACTCAAATTGCTTAACAAATAGTAGTTAGGAAACAGAAGTTTTATGCAATTAATTAAACATTCatacaaatgtataaaatatgatTGGTAGTAATAGTAAATGAAAGtgatataataaaatagaataaagcATGTAAAGTATCAGTATTTTAATAATAAGGATTACATCAGGAGTCATAAACTCCGGTACTGAAGGCCTTTAATTCAACATAAATGAGTCACCTTGCGGGTTTCAGGTGGTGGTACCTTCAGGTTCTTACAGAATCAGAATTGGACCCTCTGACCTTACAGACTAATATCATATCCACCCTCATATCCACTGGTCTTCAAACACACTTCATCTGACCACTAAAACCACTCCTGAATACTGATACTGAATTATATTAGCAGGACTCTCTAAAATCCTCTCAGTGTTTCAGTGAACTGTGTGGGTTTAAATGCTGAATTATAAAGTATAGATGTTCTTCTACTCACCAGGGGGCATAGGTGCTGCAGAAGTGTTGTTCACgactaaacaaaaaaattaataaagacAATAATTACCAGTACTGATATTTATATTAGTAT
Encoded proteins:
- the LOC140551575 gene encoding uncharacterized protein isoform X3 is translated as MFSSEEIKCENVVSRISSTLQTSPANLHSNSPLRRLQKYKGKERIHHCSDCGKSFTAASDLQKHQRIHTGEKPYQCSECGQSFRVSGALRIHQHIHTGVKPFYCSDCGQSFNQHSTLQTHQRIHTGEKPYQCSECGKSFRHNSALRIHQRIHTGEKPYYCSVCGKSFTTQSDFQKHQRIHTGYKPYQCSACGQRFNQKINLQKHQRIHTGEKPYQCTECGHSFSQKINLQKHQRIHTGEKPYQCSECGMSFIRQNHLQAHQLIHTGEKPYQCSDCGKSFRVSDALKTHQRIHTGEKPYQCSDCGKSFRASSGLQVHQRIHTGAKPYYCSDCGKSFRVSDALKKHQGIHTGEKPYQCSECGKSFRLRNALHIHQRIHTGERPYQCLECGKSFVVSGALKKHQRIHTGERPYPCSDCEKSFRANNALQIHQRIHTGVKPYQCSDCGKSFRVSCALKKHQRIHTGEKPYHCSDCGRDFRYSNDKTHKCMKKVIKT